Proteins from a genomic interval of Niabella soli DSM 19437:
- a CDS encoding dihydrolipoamide acetyltransferase family protein, with product MALEDLVMPKLGESIMEATVLKWLKQVGDPVEMDETVLEIATDKVDSEVPSTAAGVIEAILFKENDVVPIGTVIARIRTTVDAAHETAAIATPPPRQTVVAEPEKEQDFEIVSSEIKVAPGVGTAGGSLSKFYSPLVLTIAASEGVPLSELEQIAGTGKEGRVTKNDILSYVATRSKAGAGGSSQPAATNTVPAITRAEAAPADLAKYGDNVEIVEMDRMRKLIAEHMVRSKHTSPHVTSFSEADVTNMVLWREKVKKDFEKREGTKITFTPLFIEAITKCIKRFPLINSSIEGDKIIIRKDINIGMATALPSGNLIVPVIKNADQLNLTGLAKRVNGLADAARNNKLKAEDTQGGTFTLTNVGTFGSISGTPIINQPQVAILAVGAIKKRPVVIETPQGDSIAIRHIMVLSMSYDHRVVDGALGATFLSAVAKELESFKGMEF from the coding sequence ATGGCTTTAGAGGATCTGGTAATGCCCAAACTGGGCGAAAGTATTATGGAGGCTACTGTTTTGAAATGGCTGAAACAGGTGGGCGATCCTGTTGAAATGGACGAGACCGTTTTAGAAATTGCCACTGATAAGGTAGACAGCGAAGTGCCCAGCACCGCGGCGGGGGTCATTGAAGCTATTTTGTTTAAGGAGAATGATGTGGTACCCATTGGTACCGTTATTGCCCGGATAAGAACAACAGTTGATGCAGCGCATGAAACGGCGGCAATTGCCACCCCACCCCCCCGGCAAACTGTGGTAGCCGAACCGGAGAAAGAACAGGACTTTGAGATCGTTTCGTCGGAAATAAAAGTTGCCCCCGGTGTGGGAACAGCCGGCGGCAGCCTCAGTAAATTTTATTCGCCGCTGGTATTGACGATTGCAGCCAGTGAGGGCGTTCCATTGTCGGAACTGGAACAGATTGCCGGTACCGGTAAAGAGGGGCGGGTTACAAAAAATGATATCCTGAGTTATGTGGCAACCCGATCGAAGGCAGGAGCCGGCGGTTCGTCGCAACCGGCGGCAACCAACACGGTTCCCGCCATTACCCGCGCCGAAGCAGCGCCGGCCGATTTAGCAAAATACGGGGATAATGTAGAGATCGTGGAAATGGATCGCATGCGTAAGCTGATTGCGGAACATATGGTGCGCAGCAAGCACACCAGCCCGCATGTAACCAGTTTTTCGGAGGCTGATGTCACCAATATGGTGTTATGGCGCGAAAAAGTGAAAAAGGACTTTGAGAAGAGAGAAGGTACTAAGATCACGTTCACTCCGCTATTTATAGAAGCGATCACCAAATGCATCAAGCGCTTCCCCTTGATCAACAGCTCGATTGAAGGTGATAAAATTATTATCAGGAAGGATATTAATATTGGTATGGCCACGGCACTTCCCAGTGGCAACCTGATTGTACCGGTGATCAAAAATGCAGACCAGTTAAACCTTACCGGGCTTGCCAAACGGGTAAATGGTTTGGCCGATGCTGCACGCAACAATAAACTAAAAGCGGAGGACACCCAGGGCGGCACCTTCACCTTAACGAATGTGGGTACTTTTGGAAGTATCTCCGGCACTCCTATCATTAACCAGCCGCAGGTGGCCATCCTTGCTGTGGGCGCTATTAAAAAGCGGCCCGTTGTTATTGAAACGCCCCAGGGCGACAGCATTGCCATCCGGCATATAATGGTATTGAGCATGAGTTATGACCACCGGGTAGTAGACGGCGCATTAGGCGCTACCTTTCTTTCAGCAGTTGCAAAAGAACTGGAAAGTTTTAAGGGGATGGAGTTTTAG
- a CDS encoding 4'-phosphopantetheinyl transferase family protein, whose amino-acid sequence MPLIFQEAINNFTRLAIWKIEEDEAFFKEKVPLHRQVTHWHKMLQHLAGRYLLQHLFPGFPLHLIQIADTRKPYIADDAFHFSISHCGDFAAAIASTQERVGIDIELPVNKILRIQHKFISPSEKDILNPLLLEEYTRIWSAKEAVFKWYGAGGVDFREDIRLTDYDDARTCFRCHFIKTNDWLNVHLKQLNGLCLSYVVTGQANVHS is encoded by the coding sequence ATGCCTTTAATTTTTCAGGAAGCAATTAATAATTTTACACGATTAGCCATTTGGAAAATTGAAGAGGACGAAGCCTTTTTTAAAGAAAAAGTTCCGTTGCATCGTCAGGTTACACATTGGCATAAGATGTTACAGCACCTGGCGGGGCGGTATTTATTGCAGCATTTATTTCCCGGATTCCCCCTTCATTTAATACAAATTGCTGATACCAGGAAACCGTATATAGCGGATGATGCTTTTCATTTTTCTATCTCGCATTGTGGTGATTTTGCCGCGGCAATTGCGAGCACGCAGGAGCGTGTAGGCATCGATATTGAACTGCCGGTTAACAAGATATTACGTATTCAGCATAAATTTATTAGTCCTTCCGAAAAAGATATTTTAAACCCGCTGTTGTTGGAGGAATATACCCGGATATGGTCGGCCAAAGAAGCCGTTTTTAAATGGTATGGTGCCGGTGGTGTTGATTTCAGAGAGGATATCCGGCTTACGGATTATGATGATGCCCGCACCTGCTTTCGGTGTCATTTTATAAAAACAAACGATTGGCTCAATGTGCATCTGAAGCAGTTGAATGGCTTGTGTTTGAGTTATGTGGTAACGGGACAGGCAAATGTTCATAGTTAA